From the genome of Novipirellula aureliae, one region includes:
- a CDS encoding carbon storage regulator yields the protein MLVLSRKEGEQLLIGDNIVLTVNRLSGNRVAIGIEAPKDVRIVRGELNATEEKSSDVKATAAPPQAKLGSRESAPLRGRGRNDHSNWAPISMIANNGSVSIASQADR from the coding sequence ATGTTAGTTTTAAGCCGCAAAGAAGGTGAGCAATTGTTGATTGGCGATAACATCGTGTTGACGGTGAATCGTTTATCTGGCAATCGAGTGGCGATCGGTATCGAAGCCCCGAAGGACGTCCGTATCGTGCGAGGGGAATTGAATGCGACCGAAGAAAAGTCGAGCGACGTGAAAGCTACAGCCGCTCCACCGCAAGCAAAGCTTGGAAGTCGAGAGTCCGCACCGCTCAGAGGTCGGGGGCGTAACGATCATTCGAACTGGGCTCCGATCAGCATGATTGCAAACAACGGGAGCGTTTCAATCGCCAGCCAAGCGGATCGCTAG